The sequence TTTTAGAGATTTTAGGTTAAGGTAATGTGCTGTATAAAAATAGATTTAGAGAGGGTTGCATGACACTTACTAAAATTCACTGTCGCTCATTAAGTTAGGTGTTTAAATAGGATAAATGAAGGTAAAATGTAAATAGCATATATTATGGATTTACGAAAAAAATTAAATTATAGATTCTGTGTTACACTACCATTAGTAATATATCATGGAAAAGGCGATTGGAATATAAAAACTAGCCTTGGGGAAATAATAACAGGATATGAGGAATTATCAAAAGATATACAAGAATTTATACCTAATTATAAATATCTTTTATATGATATATTAAGATATACAGATGAGGAAATAAAAGGTGAAGTTATAAATAGAATAGCAATGACTATAATGAGGGATATATTTACAAAAGATAGCGAAGAATTGCTCAAATCTATTTCACGTTCAATAGAATACCTACAAGAATTAGAAGATAAACAAACGGGAATAGAATATTTTGAAACACTTATGAGATATATTTTTAGTGCTGGCAAAGACTTATCTAGGACAGATATTAATGAGATAGTTAAAAAAATTGAAAGTACCTATCCAGAAGGGAGTGAACGAGTTATGACTTTAGCTGAAATATTTAGAAAAGAAGGAATGGAAAAAGGAATAGAAAAGGGAATGGAAAAAGGAATAGAAAAAGGAATAGAAAAAGGAGAGACGAAAGCCTTTGAAAAAGCTGTGATAAAATTATTAACCAAAAAATTTGGAGCTTTACCGGAGGAACTTAGGATAGGAATATCAAAACTTGATGCTATTACTTTAGAAATTATAATTGATGATATCTTTGAATATGAAAGTTTAGAGGATGTTAAAAATATGTATCTTAGGATATAAAATGACTAGCTATCATGTGATGGCTAGTCATTTTATATTTCCAATGGAATAAGTGGAGAAGATTATTTAAAATTAAAGAAATTTTTTAAGACCACTATATCTCTTTTGATTTAGAAAGGGAATAAT comes from Tissierellales bacterium and encodes:
- a CDS encoding Rpn family recombination-promoting nuclease/putative transposase — its product is MDLRKKLNYRFCVTLPLVIYHGKGDWNIKTSLGEIITGYEELSKDIQEFIPNYKYLLYDILRYTDEEIKGEVINRIAMTIMRDIFTKDSEELLKSISRSIEYLQELEDKQTGIEYFETLMRYIFSAGKDLSRTDINEIVKKIESTYPEGSERVMTLAEIFRKEGMEKGIEKGMEKGIEKGIEKGETKAFEKAVIKLLTKKFGALPEELRIGISKLDAITLEIIIDDIFEYESLEDVKNMYLRI